From Cyprinus carpio isolate SPL01 chromosome A7, ASM1834038v1, whole genome shotgun sequence, a single genomic window includes:
- the LOC122145577 gene encoding putative palmitoyltransferase ZDHHC13 yields the protein MDWSEGDECHSHGHMGDSCHGHGGGHSHSHGHGGPGFGGFMPGGFHGQLVPGPLDPTQQPRKASHPEDSSSWDIIKATQFGALERCKELIEAGYDVRQPDKENVTLLHWAAINNRADMVKYYISKGAVIDQLGGDLNSTPLHWAIRQGHLSMVIQLMRYGADPSLADGEGYRGLHLAVLFQHMPIAAYLMAKGQEVDSPDINGQTPLMLAAQKIIGPEPTNFLIKCNASVNAVDKMNRNSPLHCAVLAGNVDSVHVLLEAGASVDLENANGHTPIDLAHQVHSPLLIHTLSVVKTERMKANSACLKLLSRYKVFLLCVFSLVVVGAIGSILDMKTESWLLKGVLLVCVIAVINLTSRQLATVAVRSLIPSTGLMASVFWMVVTWVLWFLPDDPSATVQMLFTVNITALLYYYLRSCRTDPGIVKATEEEKKKNIVVLAEAGCLDPRIFCTSCMMRKPMRANHCFSCNACVAKQDHHSIWINGCIGARNHPYFVLFLVALSFLCMWMFYGSIMYWSKHCPLHYTEEGVWGAVTALTSCSPWVLYIFCFAFLNASWAFILLLVQLYQIAFLGLTTAERANLMHRQRKLPQAFSLRQNPFNLGVVRNLVNFFQWRCCGLCKPVVLDWTQQYPMGLSRDHPMFSGPDAV from the exons ATGGACTGGTCAGAAGGAGACGAA TGCCACTCCCACGGTCACATGGGTGACAGTTGCCATGGACACGGCGGTGGCCACTCCCACAGCCACGGTCACGGAGGACCCGGATTTGGCGGTTTCATGCCCGGTGGCTTCCACGGCCAGCTGGTCCCGGGACCTCTTGATCCAACGCAGCAGCCGAGGAAGGCCTCACACCCGGAGGACAGCAGTTCCTGGGATATCATCAAAGCAACACA GTTTGGTGCTCTTGAGAGGTGTAAAGAACTCATCGAGGCTGGTTATGACGTCAGGCAGCCGGACAAAGAGAATGTTACACTGCTCCATTGGGCCGCCATCAATAATCGAGCAGATATGGTCAA ATACTACATATCTAAAGGTGCTGTCATTGACCAACTAGGCGGCGACCTGAATTCAACACCACTCCACTGGGCCATACG ACAGGGTCATTTGTCTATGGTCATTCAGCTGATGCGATATGGAGCCGATCCATCATTAGCAGATGGTGAAGGGTATCGGGGTCTCCATCTGGCTGTTCTCTTCCAGCATATGCCCATCGCTGCATACCTTATGGCCAAAGGACAG GAAGTGGATTCACCCGACATTAATGGGCAGACTCCACTGATGTTGGCAGCACAAAAAATCATCGG ACCTGAGCCTACAAACTTCCTGATAAAGTGCAACGCTTCAGTGAATGCGGTTgataaaatgaacagaaactcACCTCTGCACTGCGCTGTGCTGGCCGGCAACGTCGATTCGGTCCACGTCCTGCTGGAGGCTGGAGCAAGTGTTGACCTGGAGAATGCCAAT GGTCACACTCCCATTGACCTGGCGCACCAGGTGCACAGCCCTCTGCTCATTCACACGCTCAGTGTGGTGAAGACAGAACGAATGAAAGCCAACTCCGCGTGTCTCAAACTGCTCAGCAGATACAAG GTCTTTCTACTGTGTGTCTTCAGTCTTGTTGTGGTGGGAGCCATCGGTTCCATATTAGACATGAAGACAGAGTCCTGGTTATTGAAGGGTGTGCTGCTGGTCTGCGTCATAGCTGTGATCAACCTCACTTCAAG GCAGTTGGCGACTGTGGCGGTGAGGTCTTTGATTCCCTCCACAGGTCTCATGGCTTCTGTCTTCTGGATGGTGGTCACCTGGGTCCTGTGGTTTCTGCCTG ATGACCCAAGTGCTACGGTTCAGATGCTCTTCACAGTCAACATCACAGCCTTACTGTATTACTACCTCCGCTCCTGCAGGACAGACCCTGGCATCGTCAAGGCAactgaggaggagaagaagaag AATATTGTGGTTCTGGCAGAGGCGGGCTGTCTGGATCCCAGGATATTTTGCACTTCTTGTATg ATGAGAAAGCCAATGAGAGCAAATCACTGCTTTTCCTGTAATGCCTGTGTCGCTAAACAGGACCACCACTCCATTTGGATCAATGGCTGCATAG gggcCAGAAATCACCCGTACTTTGTGCTTTTCCTGGTTGCTCTGAGCTTTCTGTGCATGTGGATGTTCTACGGCAGTATCATGT ACTGGTCCAAACACTGTCCACTGCACTACACAGAGGAGGGTGTCTGGGGGGCGGTGACCGCTCTGACGAGCTGCTCTCCCTGGGTGCTCTACATCTTCTGCTTTGCTTTCTTAAACGCTTCCTGGGCCTTCATCCTGCTTTTGGTGCAGCTCTACCAG ATCGCGTTCCTCGGGCTGACGACGGCCGAGAGAGCGAACCTGATGCACAGACAGAGAAAACTCCCTCAAGCCTTCTCTCTCAGACAAAACCCGTTCAA TCTTGGAGTGGTGAGGAACCTGGTGAACTTCTTCCAGTGGCGCTGCTGTGGTCTCTGTAAGCCAGTGGTGCTGGACTGGACTCAACAGTATCCCATGGGTCTCAGCAGAGACCATCCCATGTTCAGCGGCCCCGATGCTGTTTGA